From a single Candidatus Schekmanbacteria bacterium genomic region:
- a CDS encoding acetyl-CoA carboxylase biotin carboxylase subunit, protein MFKKILIANRGEIAVRIIRACREMEIDTVAVFSDADRNALHVRYASEAFNIGQPSPRESYLNIDKIIDVAKRSGADAIHPGYGFLAENSQFAKTCEENGIVFIGPSCEAIKNMGIKTLARNLMSKAGVPITPGAKEDISDDNELEKIALEIGYPVMLKASAGGGGKGMRLVKNPEDMKSSIRATRSEAATAFGDSAIYIEKFVENPRHIEVQILADKYGNTIHLNERECSIQRRHQKVIEESPSPIVSPEMRVKMGKAAIKAAKAAGYYSAGTVEFLVDKNKEFYFLEMNTRLQVEHPVTEMVTGIDIVKEMIKIAAGEKLSITQNDIKVNGHAIECRIYAEDPDNRFMPSPGKILNIRTPGGPGIRDDSGVFEGYDVPIYYDPMISKLVSWGRDRTEAIEKMRRALKEYYIKGIKTTIPFHEQVMKNKHFIAGDFDTSFIDTKFERENSADRNNEYSTQAILSAALWAYMEDNKKSKNNVDVKHESSFNPWKGR, encoded by the coding sequence ATGTTTAAGAAAATCCTTATAGCCAACAGAGGTGAAATCGCAGTCAGGATAATAAGGGCTTGCAGGGAAATGGAAATAGATACTGTCGCAGTTTTCTCAGATGCTGACAGAAATGCGCTACATGTGCGCTATGCATCTGAAGCTTTCAATATAGGCCAACCTTCCCCGCGTGAGAGCTACCTCAATATTGATAAAATCATCGATGTTGCAAAAAGAAGCGGCGCAGATGCAATTCATCCCGGATACGGCTTTTTAGCAGAAAACTCACAATTTGCCAAAACCTGTGAAGAAAATGGAATCGTGTTTATTGGCCCGTCATGTGAAGCCATAAAAAACATGGGAATAAAAACTCTGGCACGGAATCTTATGTCCAAGGCAGGAGTTCCCATAACACCTGGAGCCAAAGAGGACATTTCGGATGACAATGAACTGGAAAAGATCGCTCTTGAGATAGGATACCCTGTTATGCTGAAGGCAAGCGCAGGTGGTGGCGGAAAAGGAATGCGGCTTGTAAAAAATCCGGAGGATATGAAATCTTCCATAAGAGCTACGCGTTCAGAAGCTGCCACAGCTTTTGGAGATAGTGCCATATATATTGAAAAATTCGTCGAGAATCCTCGCCATATCGAAGTACAGATTCTTGCAGACAAGTATGGCAACACGATTCACCTTAATGAAAGAGAATGCTCAATACAAAGAAGACATCAAAAAGTAATTGAAGAAAGTCCTTCACCTATAGTTTCTCCTGAAATGAGAGTAAAAATGGGTAAAGCCGCAATAAAGGCTGCAAAGGCAGCAGGATATTACAGTGCAGGAACAGTAGAGTTTCTCGTCGATAAAAACAAAGAATTCTATTTTCTGGAGATGAACACAAGGCTTCAGGTCGAACATCCGGTAACTGAGATGGTAACCGGCATTGATATCGTAAAAGAAATGATAAAAATAGCCGCAGGAGAAAAACTCAGCATCACGCAAAACGATATAAAGGTGAACGGACATGCCATTGAATGCAGAATTTATGCGGAGGATCCTGACAATAGGTTCATGCCATCACCAGGAAAAATTTTAAATATAAGAACGCCGGGAGGACCAGGGATAAGGGATGATTCCGGAGTTTTTGAGGGATACGATGTTCCTATCTATTATGACCCTATGATATCTAAACTCGTAAGCTGGGGACGCGACAGAACTGAAGCTATAGAGAAGATGAGAAGGGCATTAAAAGAATATTATATAAAGGGAATCAAAACAACGATTCCATTTCATGAGCAGGTAATGAAAAACAAACATTTCATTGCAGGAGACTTTGACACCAGCTTCATAGATACTAAATTTGAAAGAGAGAACTCCGCAGATAGGAATAATGAATATTCTACGCAAGCTATTTTATCAGCAGCGCTCTGGGCATACATGGAAGATAATAAGAAATCCAAGAACAATGTAGATGTAAAACATGAAAGCTCATTTAATCCGTGGAAAGGAAGATAG
- a CDS encoding acyl-CoA carboxylase subunit beta, translating to MSIETLLQELRDKNALAELGGGKDKIEKQHQAGKLTARERINILLDEGTFVELDKFVTHRCHDFGMDKQKIYGDGVITGYGKIDGRQVFLFSQDFTVFGGSLSETYARKISKIQDMAAKTGCPVIGINDSGGARIQEGVLSLGGYAEIFMRNVTCSGVIPQISLILGPCAGGAVYSPALTDFIIMAKNTSYMFITGPDVIKTVTHEDVTKDDLGGAMAHNSKSGVAHFACENDEDALLAARELLSYIPQNYKEDPAVIPCEDDPNREDESLQTLVPDNSSKPYDMKHLIKAVVDNNHFFEVQEHWAKNILIGFARLGGRSVGIIANQPAVLAGTLDINASLKAGRFVRFCDCFNIPLITFEDVPGFLPGISQEHGGIIKHGAKLLYAYCEATVPKLTVITRKAYGGAYDVMSSKHIHGDISFAYPTAEIAVMGPDGAVNIIFRKEIEKAKDPEKRKTELVDEYKKRFANPYVAAELGYIDEIIEPKQTRSKLINALLMLENKVDEMPPKKHSNLPF from the coding sequence ATGTCAATAGAAACTTTGCTTCAGGAGCTTAGAGATAAGAATGCCCTTGCCGAACTCGGAGGCGGAAAAGACAAGATAGAGAAACAACACCAAGCCGGAAAATTGACGGCAAGAGAACGTATAAATATTCTTCTGGATGAAGGAACATTTGTTGAACTTGACAAATTTGTTACGCACCGCTGCCATGACTTTGGAATGGATAAACAAAAGATATATGGAGACGGAGTAATAACCGGATACGGGAAAATTGATGGAAGACAGGTTTTTCTATTTTCTCAGGATTTCACAGTATTTGGCGGCTCACTCAGCGAAACTTATGCGAGGAAGATTTCCAAGATTCAGGACATGGCAGCAAAAACTGGATGTCCCGTAATCGGAATCAATGATTCGGGAGGTGCAAGGATCCAGGAAGGCGTACTGAGCCTTGGCGGTTATGCAGAAATTTTCATGAGGAATGTAACATGCTCAGGTGTTATTCCTCAGATATCGCTCATCCTCGGACCGTGTGCCGGTGGTGCGGTCTACAGCCCTGCCCTGACAGACTTTATCATAATGGCAAAAAATACGAGCTACATGTTCATTACCGGGCCCGATGTAATAAAAACTGTAACACATGAAGACGTTACAAAAGACGACTTAGGCGGAGCAATGGCGCATAATTCTAAAAGCGGAGTAGCTCATTTTGCATGCGAAAATGATGAAGATGCACTCCTTGCAGCCCGCGAACTTTTATCCTATATACCTCAGAACTATAAAGAGGACCCTGCTGTAATCCCATGCGAAGATGATCCCAACAGGGAAGACGAAAGCCTCCAGACATTAGTACCTGATAATTCTTCCAAGCCTTACGACATGAAACATTTAATAAAAGCGGTCGTAGACAACAATCACTTTTTTGAAGTTCAGGAACACTGGGCAAAAAATATACTAATAGGTTTTGCAAGGCTCGGAGGACGGTCTGTAGGAATAATTGCAAACCAACCTGCTGTTCTTGCAGGTACACTTGACATCAATGCTTCATTAAAAGCTGGAAGATTCGTAAGGTTTTGCGACTGTTTTAACATTCCATTAATAACTTTTGAGGATGTCCCAGGATTTTTGCCGGGTATTTCCCAGGAGCACGGAGGTATAATAAAACATGGCGCCAAACTTCTTTACGCTTACTGCGAAGCGACCGTACCAAAACTTACAGTAATAACGAGAAAAGCTTATGGTGGTGCCTATGATGTTATGTCAAGTAAACACATTCATGGAGATATAAGCTTTGCCTATCCTACCGCGGAGATTGCAGTTATGGGACCGGACGGTGCGGTAAATATCATCTTTAGGAAGGAAATCGAAAAAGCTAAAGACCCTGAAAAAAGAAAAACAGAACTTGTTGATGAATATAAGAAAAGATTTGCAAACCCTTATGTTGCAGCAGAACTCGGTTATATTGATGAAATCATCGAACCTAAACAAACCAGAAGTAAACTGATAAATGCCCTCCTCATGCTTGAAAACAAGGTAGATGAAATGCCGCCCAAAAAACACAGCAACTTACCGTTTTAA
- a CDS encoding diguanylate cyclase codes for MIGNNKVLPESEEEDGLSSIIKYKILVIDDEEIMRSMLNDVLCDEGYDVDVASNGFEGINKIKSKYYDLIITDIIMPELDGMEVLKKAKEISPQSDVLVMTGYASVETAVKSMRLGAADYIVKPFNIDQIQIVISRTIEKRNLQKKANEGEFYKELSQIDGLTEVYNHRFFHQLLEAEINRSKRYNRPVSVSMLDIDNFKEYNDVNGHPAGDILLKQLAWVLTRSCRDCDYVSRYGGDEFAIIFPETDEREAAVIIKRLKQIVEESHFDKQEELSAKKLTVSIGLASFPGSASNKNELVECADKALYTAKRNGRNLLVLASDNIKD; via the coding sequence ATGATAGGAAATAATAAGGTATTGCCAGAATCTGAAGAGGAAGATGGCCTGTCAAGTATTATAAAATATAAAATACTTGTTATTGATGATGAAGAGATAATGCGAAGTATGCTAAATGATGTCCTTTGTGATGAAGGATATGATGTAGATGTGGCTTCAAACGGATTTGAAGGGATAAACAAGATAAAGTCTAAATACTATGATTTGATAATTACAGATATAATAATGCCTGAACTTGACGGTATGGAAGTACTTAAAAAGGCAAAAGAAATATCACCTCAGTCAGATGTTCTTGTTATGACAGGATATGCTTCTGTTGAGACAGCTGTAAAATCAATGCGATTAGGTGCAGCCGACTACATTGTTAAACCCTTTAACATCGATCAGATACAGATAGTTATTTCAAGAACAATTGAAAAAAGAAATCTTCAGAAAAAAGCTAATGAAGGAGAATTTTATAAAGAGCTCTCGCAAATAGATGGTTTAACAGAGGTATACAATCACCGTTTTTTCCACCAGTTGCTTGAGGCTGAAATTAACAGATCAAAAAGATACAACCGTCCGGTTTCAGTTTCTATGCTCGATATAGATAATTTCAAGGAATATAATGATGTTAATGGGCATCCTGCTGGTGATATTTTATTGAAACAGCTTGCGTGGGTATTAACACGTTCATGCAGAGATTGTGATTATGTTTCACGCTATGGTGGAGATGAATTTGCGATAATATTTCCTGAAACTGATGAAAGAGAAGCTGCTGTAATAATAAAAAGGCTTAAACAAATAGTTGAGGAAAGCCACTTCGATAAACAGGAAGAGTTAAGTGCAAAAAAACTTACAGTCAGCATAGGGTTAGCTTCTTTCCCGGGTAGTGCAAGCAATAAAAATGAACTTGTAGAATGCGCGGATAAAGCGCTTTATACAGCTAAGCGCAATGGCAGAAACCTTCTTGTTCTGGCGTCAGATAATATCAAGGATTAA
- a CDS encoding tetratricopeptide repeat protein — protein sequence MKRISVLMSLMLLVAVIFVGCSSTSMSPSQKYLNELNSAYMSQDKAKIEQATNSLSGLIVAGKSSELDYYNAALAQYKLADYLDLQAAGGVDKSGPAEKADDMARDYLKKAIELRPDFYDAYSLKYKVLLKKFGYVGFPRLMQYVGEISQDLEKIKELKPNDANTKLIEGIASANNFPQPEPEETIAIFNEALKLDPKMADAYYQIAVVQLKNNKKDEAVTSLKKALELNPNCFWAKKKLAELEGK from the coding sequence ATGAAAAGAATTTCTGTTTTAATGTCTTTGATGTTGTTGGTTGCTGTGATTTTTGTTGGATGCAGTTCGACATCCATGTCGCCCTCTCAAAAATATCTAAATGAACTGAATTCAGCCTATATGAGTCAGGACAAAGCAAAAATCGAACAGGCAACCAATAGCCTGTCAGGCTTGATTGTCGCAGGTAAGAGCAGTGAACTTGATTATTATAATGCAGCGCTGGCACAGTATAAGCTGGCAGATTATCTTGACCTGCAAGCAGCAGGCGGAGTTGACAAAAGCGGACCGGCAGAGAAGGCTGATGATATGGCCAGAGATTATCTTAAAAAAGCAATAGAATTAAGGCCTGACTTTTATGATGCATACAGCCTGAAGTACAAAGTTCTCCTGAAAAAATTCGGGTATGTAGGTTTCCCGCGTTTAATGCAGTATGTTGGAGAGATAAGCCAGGATCTTGAAAAAATAAAAGAGCTTAAACCAAATGATGCTAATACAAAATTGATTGAAGGCATAGCATCGGCAAACAATTTTCCTCAGCCTGAGCCGGAGGAAACAATTGCTATATTTAACGAAGCATTGAAGCTTGACCCGAAAATGGCAGATGCTTATTACCAGATAGCAGTGGTACAGCTTAAAAATAATAAAAAAGATGAAGCAGTAACAAGTCTTAAAAAGGCTTTGGAATTAAACCCTAATTGTTTCTGGGCAAAGAAAAAGTTAGCAGAACTTGAAGGCAAATAA
- a CDS encoding response regulator → MVTSIKILVVDDSEIMRNFLKDSLSDSNYEVDTAEDGLEALDKLKSQIYDILLTDLKMPRMDGISLIQELGKTENCQMSVVVMTSHGTLDSARQALQEGVSNYILKPFDYKDLLKIINNTIERKRIKEEKIKINLFSELFSINEKINLNTEEKNILTMVFQAAVTSTPVDRCFAIIQDVYKENEFSAVSSDDKTEDTVNLNLVKFLRDFRSNSTKLRPVVLKKEYKLTEDSTNNYYVSSTKSYIGHDEGINVVIFAPLKAAGRYRGEIVFIKNSQSLPLMSEADIQFLSFLSIQASMSIENSRLFADLNEAYLSAINSLILGMEAKDTYTSGHSDRVTRISIFLGKKLGLSEKELNIIANGAKLHDIGKIGIPEAILNKPGPLSSEEFEIIRKHVVIGFDMIKPIKALKDIRGIVRSHHEREDGKGYPDGLLGKNIPMVVKVVIAADAYDAMHSKRVYRDELPVQKIVSEFISQRGRQFDPLISDIMVKLINSHAMEEILKDSSTTLIRLPAA, encoded by the coding sequence TTGGTAACCTCAATAAAAATACTTGTTGTAGACGATTCAGAGATAATGCGTAATTTTCTCAAGGATTCGTTATCTGATTCCAATTATGAAGTTGATACAGCTGAAGATGGATTAGAAGCTCTGGATAAGCTGAAATCTCAGATATATGATATTCTTCTCACTGATCTTAAAATGCCAAGGATGGATGGAATCTCTCTTATACAAGAACTGGGGAAAACAGAAAATTGCCAAATGTCAGTGGTAGTTATGACATCACATGGAACTCTCGATTCGGCAAGGCAAGCACTTCAGGAAGGTGTTTCTAATTATATTCTTAAGCCTTTTGATTATAAGGATCTGCTAAAAATAATAAACAACACTATAGAAAGAAAACGGATTAAAGAGGAAAAAATAAAAATTAATCTTTTTTCAGAGTTATTTTCAATCAATGAAAAGATAAATTTAAATACTGAAGAAAAAAATATTCTCACTATGGTATTTCAAGCGGCCGTAACTTCCACTCCAGTAGATCGTTGTTTTGCCATAATTCAGGATGTATATAAGGAAAACGAATTTAGTGCTGTCTCAAGTGACGACAAAACAGAAGATACAGTAAATTTAAATCTAGTCAAATTTCTGAGGGATTTCAGGTCTAATAGTACAAAGTTGAGACCGGTTGTTTTAAAAAAAGAATATAAGCTTACTGAGGACTCAACAAACAATTATTATGTTTCTTCTACTAAGTCATATATTGGACATGATGAAGGAATTAATGTTGTAATATTTGCACCTCTAAAAGCTGCAGGTCGCTATAGAGGAGAGATAGTTTTCATAAAGAACTCTCAGAGCTTACCTTTAATGAGTGAAGCTGACATCCAGTTTTTAAGCTTTCTATCCATACAGGCATCAATGTCGATAGAAAATTCACGCCTTTTTGCTGATTTAAATGAGGCATATTTGAGCGCAATAAATTCGCTTATTTTAGGCATGGAGGCAAAAGATACATATACTTCAGGCCATAGCGACAGGGTAACAAGGATAAGCATTTTCCTTGGCAAAAAACTTGGTCTTTCTGAAAAAGAGCTTAATATTATAGCTAACGGAGCAAAGCTTCATGATATAGGGAAAATAGGGATTCCTGAAGCAATCCTGAATAAGCCGGGACCACTCAGTAGTGAGGAGTTTGAAATAATAAGAAAACATGTGGTTATTGGTTTCGACATGATAAAGCCTATAAAAGCTCTCAAAGATATAAGGGGTATTGTAAGAAGTCACCATGAAAGAGAAGATGGAAAAGGCTATCCTGATGGTTTGCTCGGCAAAAATATTCCAATGGTCGTTAAAGTTGTAATAGCTGCCGATGCATATGATGCAATGCATTCCAAGAGAGTTTACCGGGATGAATTACCTGTTCAGAAAATAGTGAGTGAATTTATTTCTCAGCGCGGACGGCAGTTCGATCCTTTAATCAGTGATATTATGGTTAAGTTGATTAACAGTCATGCCATGGAAGAAATACTTAAAGATAGCTCAACTACTCTTATTCGATTACCAGCAGCATAG
- a CDS encoding acetyl-CoA carboxylase biotin carboxyl carrier protein subunit, whose amino-acid sequence MGYIAVYKDIEHSVDVRQLDDSKFIIKLDDKEYVVDMVNTEHSLYSMLLNERTYEIDLEAKNGSCSIYINGEYYVIEVVNEKKKAKLRETKNHIVAGKQEIKASMCGKVKKVLVALNDEVKENQGIIIIEAMKMENEICAPKSGKVTAVGVREGDTVDNNSMLLVIE is encoded by the coding sequence ATGGGCTATATAGCGGTCTATAAAGATATTGAACATTCTGTTGACGTCAGACAGCTTGATGATTCAAAGTTTATCATAAAATTAGATGATAAAGAGTATGTAGTGGACATGGTCAATACAGAGCATTCCCTTTATTCGATGCTTCTAAACGAACGAACTTATGAAATTGACCTTGAGGCAAAGAACGGGAGTTGTTCAATATACATAAACGGGGAGTATTATGTAATAGAAGTGGTAAATGAGAAGAAAAAAGCAAAACTTCGTGAGACAAAAAACCACATAGTTGCCGGCAAACAGGAAATCAAAGCCTCAATGTGCGGTAAGGTAAAAAAAGTACTTGTTGCTCTTAATGATGAAGTTAAGGAAAATCAGGGGATAATAATAATTGAAGCAATGAAAATGGAAAATGAGATATGTGCTCCGAAATCTGGGAAAGTCACAGCAGTTGGTGTTAGAGAAGGAGATACAGTCGACAATAATTCTATGCTGCTGGTAATCGAATAA
- a CDS encoding transcriptional repressor: protein MENYEKVFKDFLKIRKLKYTRERETIIKAIFSTHDHFDAEDLEWRLRKNKQKISKATIYRTLDILIKSKLITEHEIGTDRRIFEHIHGHRHHDHLVCLSCGIFIEFDDERIEKMQDEVCKKLHFYPDRHSLKIFGLCRKCKTKINDSDKN from the coding sequence ATGGAAAATTATGAGAAGGTTTTTAAAGACTTCTTAAAGATAAGAAAGTTAAAGTATACAAGAGAGAGAGAAACAATAATAAAAGCTATTTTCAGCACACATGACCATTTTGATGCTGAAGATCTTGAATGGCGATTGAGAAAAAATAAGCAAAAGATTTCAAAGGCAACAATATATAGAACACTTGATATACTTATAAAAAGCAAGCTCATAACTGAACATGAGATAGGCACAGATAGAAGGATTTTTGAACATATTCATGGACACCGGCATCATGACCATTTAGTTTGTCTCTCGTGTGGAATATTTATTGAATTTGATGATGAAAGAATAGAGAAAATGCAGGATGAAGTATGCAAAAAATTGCATTTTTATCCTGATAGACATAGCTTAAAAATATTCGGTTTGTGCAGAAAATGTAAAACAAAAATAAATGATTCAGATAAGAATTAG
- a CDS encoding acyl--CoA ligase — translation MEILKTHAETKGNRVFLKHEGVEYSFKRTFENVLKVAVYLKQEGICAEDRVAIILPNSPEFVFFYYGCAIAGVVSIPIDTRYRKKEIEIILNSCKPKIIVALKSYHGTDYTHLLGKIIAGIGSGIRTIFLDELDIIDKNVSSKSFQSFISLSKDNIPMTIMYTSGSTGEPKGAVLTQMNLITNAAAVNERLSISEKDVFLLMVPFSHAFGSSVLLNEALVAGASVVITDLFDPEHVLSIIATEKITLLYAVPTQVIQLIEAKKRLNIEVSSLRTGYISGAACTPELMKQIKSEFNCDACIAYGMTEASCISISDWKDSCDIRENSAGRPVRGMELKIVDDRGCDVHPGQPGEILIRGTSLMNEYFSGNALGDRWFDTGDIGTKDTNGSLMILGRKKETIIRGGFNIYPAEIERHLLLHEKIKFAAVVGVPDTFYGEKTAACIIPCDGEIILDDDIRAFCKKHLASYKVPDYIITYESMPFTVSRKIRKDILKIDVEKKIK, via the coding sequence TTGGAAATACTGAAAACTCACGCTGAAACAAAGGGGAATAGAGTATTCCTGAAGCATGAGGGAGTGGAATATAGTTTTAAAAGGACTTTTGAGAACGTTCTTAAAGTTGCAGTCTATCTTAAACAGGAAGGAATATGCGCAGAAGATAGAGTTGCAATCATATTACCTAATTCTCCTGAATTTGTTTTTTTCTACTATGGTTGTGCCATTGCAGGGGTTGTTTCTATACCTATAGATACCCGGTACAGGAAGAAAGAGATAGAAATAATCCTGAATAGTTGCAAACCTAAAATTATCGTTGCTTTAAAAAGTTATCATGGTACGGATTACACCCATCTGCTTGGTAAGATAATAGCAGGTATCGGCTCAGGGATAAGAACCATATTTCTCGATGAACTCGATATCATCGATAAAAATGTCAGTAGTAAATCATTCCAGTCTTTTATTTCTTTAAGCAAAGACAATATTCCAATGACTATAATGTATACCTCTGGAAGTACCGGAGAGCCTAAAGGCGCTGTACTGACACAGATGAACCTAATAACTAATGCCGCAGCTGTGAATGAACGTCTTTCTATCTCAGAAAAGGATGTGTTCCTGCTTATGGTTCCTTTTTCTCATGCCTTTGGATCGAGCGTATTGCTTAATGAAGCTCTCGTTGCCGGAGCATCGGTTGTCATAACGGACTTATTCGATCCGGAGCATGTTCTTTCAATTATAGCTACAGAGAAAATTACTTTGCTATATGCAGTTCCTACACAAGTTATTCAGCTTATTGAGGCTAAGAAGCGTTTGAATATTGAAGTTTCATCGCTGAGAACCGGATATATCTCAGGAGCTGCTTGTACGCCTGAGTTAATGAAACAGATAAAATCTGAGTTTAACTGTGATGCCTGCATTGCTTATGGCATGACTGAGGCCTCATGCATATCAATTTCTGACTGGAAAGACAGCTGTGATATTAGAGAGAATTCAGCCGGAAGGCCGGTGAGGGGAATGGAATTAAAAATCGTAGATGACAGGGGATGCGATGTTCATCCCGGGCAACCGGGAGAAATTCTTATCAGAGGGACAAGTCTTATGAATGAATATTTTTCCGGTAATGCATTGGGGGATAGATGGTTTGATACGGGAGATATAGGAACTAAGGATACGAATGGATCTCTGATGATCCTTGGCAGAAAAAAAGAAACTATAATAAGAGGTGGTTTCAATATTTATCCTGCAGAAATAGAGCGTCATCTTCTTTTACATGAAAAGATAAAGTTTGCAGCAGTGGTTGGTGTTCCTGACACATTTTATGGTGAAAAAACTGCTGCATGCATCATTCCATGCGATGGCGAAATAATATTAGACGATGATATCCGGGCATTTTGCAAAAAGCATCTGGCATCATACAAGGTGCCTGACTACATAATAACCTATGAATCAATGCCATTTACAGTTAGCCGGAAGATAAGAAAAGATATACTTAAAATAGATGTTGAAAAAAAAATCAAATGA
- a CDS encoding ABC transporter ATP-binding protein: MKKKKQECYQNLPPAVEVIRLTKSYPLTKNYRDLLLHPLKKELIPAIKDISFTVNRGEIFGLLGPNGAGKTTIIKILSTLVLPDSGKAIINGFDAEQDGDKVRRSIGYVIGEERSCFWRLTGRQNLEFFAVMNNMPKDVARRQIEKLLDMLELTDAADRACKEYSTGMRQKLAIARGLLAGPDIIFLDEPTKSLDPNAARHLRNFIRNEIVLNARKTVIFCTHNLNEAEDICDRLAIIGGGNIKTIGNIREIKSSYSSRLQFLIKTKVAVSQNVIDKIRIIVGPSNVISEDDKSSHGTAITLTTDHEKADFALSELIKNAIIIHSFHCLEPSLEEIFARLTEYHDSSINL; this comes from the coding sequence ATGAAAAAGAAAAAACAGGAGTGTTACCAAAATTTGCCACCAGCAGTAGAAGTTATAAGACTTACCAAAAGTTATCCGCTGACAAAAAATTATAGGGATCTTCTACTCCATCCTTTAAAAAAAGAGCTTATCCCTGCGATTAAAGACATATCATTCACTGTCAACAGAGGAGAGATTTTCGGGCTTCTTGGACCAAATGGCGCTGGGAAAACTACAATAATAAAAATATTAAGCACCCTGGTACTTCCGGATTCAGGGAAAGCCATAATAAATGGTTTTGATGCGGAACAGGACGGAGATAAAGTAAGACGGTCCATTGGTTATGTAATAGGTGAAGAGCGTTCCTGTTTCTGGAGACTTACTGGGAGACAGAATCTCGAGTTTTTTGCAGTCATGAACAATATGCCAAAAGATGTTGCACGCCGGCAGATAGAGAAGCTCCTTGACATGCTTGAACTAACAGACGCAGCTGACAGAGCATGCAAAGAATATTCGACAGGGATGAGACAGAAACTTGCCATCGCGCGGGGGCTTCTTGCAGGGCCTGACATAATATTCCTTGATGAGCCCACCAAAAGCCTTGACCCGAATGCAGCCAGACATCTAAGAAACTTCATCAGAAATGAAATAGTTTTGAATGCCCGGAAAACTGTTATTTTCTGCACACACAATCTCAATGAAGCGGAAGATATTTGCGATCGCTTAGCGATTATCGGAGGCGGAAATATAAAGACAATCGGGAACATTCGTGAAATCAAATCTTCTTACAGCTCAAGGCTCCAGTTCTTGATAAAGACAAAAGTTGCGGTTTCTCAAAACGTAATTGACAAAATAAGAATTATTGTCGGACCATCAAATGTAATATCAGAAGATGACAAATCATCTCATGGAACGGCAATTACTTTGACTACAGACCATGAAAAAGCAGACTTCGCCTTAAGCGAACTCATAAAGAATGCCATAATAATCCATTCTTTCCATTGTCTTGAACCGAGTCTTGAAGAAATTTTTGCGAGGCTGACAGAATATCATGATTCCAGTATCAATTTATAA